Proteins from a single region of Sesamum indicum cultivar Zhongzhi No. 13 linkage group LG5, S_indicum_v1.0, whole genome shotgun sequence:
- the LOC105162161 gene encoding protein EFFECTOR OF TRANSCRIPTION 2-like, translating to MMECGKLLGGVFLRFHARRHTSLFTCKRWLYCAPKLITAGWGLVGAPPTATSSVAAGTSGRLKREDFRRTGYDSVFSEWKTLVGASDWKDHWMGKEGAERYRTQNVPRCFSCPGVYELGIAMSFVGSKREPRKHDSSSVVPVYVGQADNVRTRLQRYGRDGAHLEYGSSHEEFDNCPRLFSEIFSKDLSIVYRWAPVSPTLDYHLHL from the exons atgatgGAGTGTGGGAAATTGCTTGGCGGTGTATTTTTGCGCTTTCATGCTCGTCGGCATACTAGTCTTTTCACATGCAAGAGGTGGCTCTATTGCGCGCCTAAGTTAATAACGGCGGGCTGGGGCTTAGTCGGAGCTCCTCCCACCGCCACCTCCTCAGTCGCCGCTGGCACAAGTGGAAGGCTGAAGAGGGAAGATTTCAGACGTACAGGATATGACTCTGTTTTCTCTGAATGGAAG ACTCTAGTAGGAGCTTCAGATTGGAAGGATCACTGGATGGGAAAAGAAGGAGCTGAAAGGTACAGGACTCAGAACGTCCCACGTTGTTTTTCTTGTCCAGGAGTTTACGAGCTTGGCATTGCTATGTCGTTCGTGGGAAGTAAGAGAGAGCCACGCAAACATGACTCCAGCTCTGTGGTTCCTGTTTATGTTGGACAAGCTGACAATGTTAGGACTAGACTACAACGGTATGGCAGGGACGGTGCACATTTAGAGTATGGATCATCACATGAGGAGTTTGACAACTGTCCCAGACTATTTTCAGAGATATTCTCAAAAGACTTGTCGATTGTTTATAGATGGGCTCCTGTAAGTCCTACTCTTGACTATCACTTGCATCTGTGA
- the LOC105162018 gene encoding serine acetyltransferase 5-like — MPAGEFRHPSPPPPPPGSEEEERWVWAQIKAEARRDAEAEPALASYLYSTILSHSSLERSLSFHLGNKLCSSTLLSTLLYDLFLNIFSTDATLRSATVADLRAARFRDPACVSFSHCLLNYKGFLACQAHRVAHKLWTQSRRPLALALQSRISDVFSVDIHPAAKIGKGILFDHATGVVVGETAVIGNNVSILHHVTLGGTGKSGGDRHPKIGDGVLIGAGATILGNIKIGDGAKIGAGSVVLIDVPPRTTAILILCSVILLLNRALTILFGV, encoded by the exons ATGCCAGCGGGAGAATTCCGCCACCCTTCACCGCCACCGCCGCCGCCGGGGTCGGAGGAAGAGGAGAGATGGGTTTGGGCTCAGATCAAAGCCGAGGCTCGGAGGGATGCTGAAGCTGAGCCGGCTCTTGCCAGCTACCTGTACTCCACCATCCTCTCTCACTCCTCCTTGGAGCGCTCTCTCTCCTTTCACTTGGGCAACAAGCTCTGCTCCTCTACGCTGCTTTCCACGCTGCTTTATGATCTCTTCCTCAACATATTCTCAACCGACGCCACCCTCCGCTCCGCCACCGTAGCTGACCTACGCGCCGCCCGGTTTCGTGATCCCGCTTGCGTTTCCTTCTCCCATtgccttttgaattataagGGATTTCTCGCCTGCCAG GCTCACCGGGTAGCTCATAAGCTCTGGACTCAATCTCGAAGGCCTCTGGCACTTGCACTTCAATCGCGCATCTCAGACGTGTTCTCTGTTGACATCCATCCGGCTGCAAAAATTGGCAAAGGCATCCTTTTCGATCACGCAACTGGAGTGGTGGTTGGCGAGACTGCAGTGATAGGAAACAATGTTTCCATCCTCCACCATGTAACATTAGGTGGAACAGGCAAGTCTGGTGGTGACCGACACCCTAAGATTGGTGATGGAGTGTTGATTGGTGCTGGAGCTACCATATTGGGGAACATTAAAATTGGGGATGGTGCCAAGATTGGTGCAGGGTCAGTCGTTTTGATTGACGTGCCTCCAAGAACGACAGCT ATTTTGATACTGTGCTCGGTAATTCTACTCCTAAATAGAGCTTTAACCATCCTGTTTGGAGTGTGA